The genomic stretch CCCAGCGGGCGCAACCCGAGGGCGCGGAGATCGTTGATCGCACGGCTCCAACGTTTTTCCGCCCAATCGGGAGCGATCTTTGAAAGCACCGGTCTTTCTCGGTCTGCATCCCAGAACTCAAAGCCCCAGCCGGTTTCCCCATCTCCGACCTGATGGGTCAATCCGTGAACCAGGATCGTGCCGCCGGAGGCCTCCATATAGCGGAGCGCCTCTACAAGCTCAGGGCGTTCCGCCAAAGTGACCCGCTCCCCCGTCTTCGGATTGACGTAGACGGGAACGACGGTGACCATAAAGGGGATGTTCCGGCTTTTCAGCACGTCAGCAAACTGACGCAACGCCTCCGGTGAACGGAGCGGATGCACGTCTTCGATGCGCAAGGTGGCCCAGCGCTTCCCTTCCGAGGGCTGTCCCAGAAAGTCATACAGCTGATCGGCCACCAACAAGTAAGCCCGGCTGTGCAGATCCGTGTCGGCAACATACCAGAATCGTTGGTTGCGCAAGCCGAAGGGAAAGCGCCCCTCAGCGGTGTCCGCCCAGGCCCATACGACGCTATTAACGGGAAATTCCTTCACCATGTTCATTTGCTGCAGGCGACTGGCATCGATCGTCCGATCCTTGTAGATGTAGGCGACCGACTGGCCTTCGGAAAGACGCGTCTGCCATCGGGGACCACCGACCACATCCAACTGCTCAATGTTGCGCCCCAGCCACAGGACCGGCTTTGGAGAACGAGCCACCTCCCGCAACAGGGTGCGCGGAACCTTCTCGGGATACGTTCCCATGTAGATGAAGGCGTCGTAACGGGCCAAATCGCCTCCCTGATATTCACCGCTTGTGCGGAGCGTCACCTCCACGTCAAAGTGACCCAAGAGATTTTGCATCATCTTGGGCCAATCCCGCTCCTGCCAGGGCAAAATGCCGCGCAAGAGCCGCGGCGTCGGGTAGACAACAAGGACCGTCTTCGCTGCCGTGACGGATTCGCCTGCGGTGATATCCTCGGGGATAGTCCCGACTGAACCGGGCCCGTCCTCCGCTGCGGCCCATATGTCGGAGGCTGACGAGAGGGCGGGCGCTGACGAGATCGGGGGCGCTGACGCTGCGGCGATGTTTGCCGCTACAGCGGAATCTGCCGAGATAGCGAAAGCTGTCAAGAGCAAAAGGAGTCCGGCAATGGTTATGGCGGAGATGAGGCGGTGTGGTCTTAAAGAGGCGTTCAAGCTATCACCTGACTGCTGTATCGTTTCGTTCAAGATCGAAGGGTGCATCGTGCAGCTTCAAGGCGTTCCTCCCCTTGCTATTCCATGCGACGAGAGAAAAACCTTCCGAATGCTCAGCCTCGGCAAAAAATCAAGTCGCCAAGAAGCGGTTTGCATGGACTCCGATCCTTCCGCCCATACTATTTCCGAAAATGGATTGACGAATCGATGTGAAGGAAAAAGGGGGTCTTGAATGCAGACGCTTCGAATCGGCGGAAAAGCAGGATTCTTCTTGCTGATCCTGGCGATGTTCCTTTTCCCCTGGCCCGACAGCGAACCATCCCTGCCCATGACCTATGGGCAGTTTCTGGAAAAATTCGGGCCGGAGATCGAGATGGCCGAAGCGCAGGCGATCGGACAAGGCTGGCCGAAGTCCTACGACGTGTGGATGATGGCGCGGTGCATCACCGGCGAGGCCCGAGGTGAGCCTTATGTAGGACAGGTGGCCGTCGGTGGCGTCATCCTCAACCGGGTGCGCAGCCCTGTTTTCCCCAAAACTGTATCGGGCGTTATCTTCCAACCGGGCGCCTTCACGGCTGTCGATGACGGGCAGATCTGGATGAACATCAACCCGACCAGCCTCAAAGCCGCCCGTGACGCACTCGCCGGTTGGGACCCCAGCGCCGGCGCTCTCTATTATTTTAACCCGGCCACGGCGACAAGCAAATGGATCTGGGGACGGCCCCAGATCAAGCGCATCGGCAAACACATCTTTACCAAGTAACAGGCGCGCCCTCCCGAGCGGGAGGGCGCTTTATTGTGGACGCGCACAGCCCCTCGTCTATTTCCATAAAGTGGGAATAGGTGAACGGGGGGTGATCGATTGGTAACGGCATGGGTTGCCACCTTTCTGGCTTTCCTGCTCAAAGGGTTTGCTGCCCTTTTCGGCGGCCTCAACAGCAACTCCTTTCCGAAACCACTCTCAGCGGAAGAAGAAGCCGAATACATCGCCCGCACGACCGGCGGCGACGCAGAAGCGCGGGAAAAGCTGATAACCCATAACCTGCGCCTGGTGGCGCACATCTGTAAAAAATACTATTCCAACGATGAAGAGATAGAAGATCTGATCAGCATCGGAACGATCGGGCTGATCAAAGCGATCAACACCTTCAAGGCCGAGAAGCAGGTGCGGCTCAGCACCTATGCCTCCCGGTGCATCGAGAACGAGATCCTCATGCACTTACGGAATAAGAAGCGCGATTCCCGGGTTGTCTCCTTCGAGGAATCTGTCGGCATAGACAAGGACGGAAACAGGATGACCTACAGCGACATCCTCGGCACGGACGGAGATACGGTAGCGGAGTTGGTCGAGCGGTCTTCTGAGATCGAAGACCTTCAGAATAAGGTCCGGCGGCGCCTGAATAAGAAAGAGCGCGAGATCCTGACGCTGCGCTACGGGCTGTCCGATGGCACACCGAAGACGCAACAAACCGTAGCCGACCTGTTGAACATCTCCCGCAGCTATGTGAGCCGGATCGAGGGCCGAGGGATCCGCAAGTTGATGAAGGAGTATCTGCGGGAGATCACAGGGAGTGGCGAGGAGCAAGCGTCAGGGGAAAAAGAGGAGTCAAACAAGGCATAGCGGACGGGGAAACAAAGCCCTTCACCTGTCTAAACGGTGAAGGGCTTTAAGTATCATCTTGGCGATACACCGTGCAGTGGCGATCCCAGATTAGGCCTTCTCCACAGCCGCCCGGATCTCCTCTGCCAACCCTGGGAAGTGAGCCAGCCACTCGCGCCGTTCGACGCGGAGTTTTTCCACGCGGGCTTGGTACTCCTCTTCACTGTAGAAGCGGCGGGGCATGATTGCCTCGATGTCGAGGCCGGAGACGGAGACGGGAACTTCGTAGCCCCAGTCAGGGTCGACGGTCCACTCGATGCCGCCCTTGGCGATCTCCTTCATCAGCGTGGTGGAGACCTCGATGGAGAGCTTGATCCCGGCGTCGCCCTCACGGGCGCCGACGGATCCTGTATTTAACAGATAGCACTCCATATCGGGGTTGTTGCGGAGGATCTCCAGAAGGCGGTGTCCCTCTTCCGCTTCGGGACCGACGATGAAGGGGTTGGTGCCCACCTCCCGCTTGGACTGGCCAGCCTTGGTCGGGTCGCCGGCAGAGGTTTCGATAGATTCACCGAGCATGAAGTAGGCGGCGCCCTGGACGGAGTTCAAGCGGGCCAGCGGCGGTACGATGTCGTTGCGGCGGGTGATGAAGATGAGCTTGTGGGCCTTTTGCAAATCGATGGAGTCGTCGGATCCGGCCACTTCCCTGCGCAGGACGATGCCGCGGCCATTGGAGGTCAGTTCCTGGTTGAAGAAGTCGATGACGCCGCCCTCGAAAACTTTGATGTTCTCGAAGAGGGCGTTAGGGGACAGGGCGGCTGCATAGAGCACCTTTTGGAGCTTATCGAGGCCGTCGGTCTTGATGTAGAAGCCATCCTCTGTGCCGGCACAGAAGCCGTCGGGATCCATGAGCACGATATCATCCTGGCGGATGATTACGCGCTCGTCGCCGGTGAGGCCATGGTCATGGATGGTCAGGGTCGTCTTGCCGGTGCCGCTGAGACCGAAAAGGATGAAGCCTACATCCTTCAATTCGCCGGCGGCGTCGCGGATGCGGAGTACCTTGGAACCAGCGTGGAGGCCCAAGCCGCCCTTCTGCTTCGTCCGGAACATGGCCATGCGTAGGAAAGATTTCTTGCACTCGCCAAAGTAATCGGTGCCCAGGATATATGTAACGCCGGCCAGCGGGTGGCAGAAGATGATTCGCTCCGGCCACTCGGGGACGTAGATGCTGATCAGATCGGGCTCCTTGTCCTTGTCCACAGGCGCAAACAGGGAGTGGATCCACATGGCGGGGATGCGCGCATAGGGTTCGGTGATGTAGAGTCGGCAGTGGTAGGTGTGGTTGGCGTCGAGCCCCATCTGTCGGTCGAGGCGGATGACACCCCGATCGGCCAGGTAGCGGTGCACTTCCGCAGCCAGGGCGGTCGCCTTCTCCAGGGAGATCCCCTGCTGGTCGACGCCCAGGGTGATGCCATCTTCCACGAGGTAGGTTTGCTTAGCGCTGCGGTTGCGCACTTTCGACACGTAACAGGGACTGCCGAATTCAGTCGTCTGTTCCTCGCCCCGAGCCATTTCCCGCAGTTGCGCCGCCGTCGGGTTATCGATCAGGCGGGCAAGCTTGAGGGGTTGGCGGAAAGGATGCATGTGATAGACACCTCCATTAGTGTGGCAAACCCCCGGTCTGCGGAGCGGCTTTCCCTCCCTTTCGATAGTCAGGGAAAAAGGGGGTACTGTTAGTAAAACCGGGAAAACGTCCTTGCAATGGTGTCAGACCTTCGCTGATAAAAAACGCTTCCTGTCGCTGCGCTTGGAAGGTTATGCCCAGAACAGCTAATTCGACACAACAATGGGGAGCCCTTCTTTTTGCGAATCTTTTATGAATACAAATAAAATGGCCCCATGGGACCAAAAGGTTAAGGGTGTGCCCTTCCATCCCTAAATTATGAGTCTCTATTTGTCAATCATGCCATACAATAAGAAAAAGACCGGTCAAGTATGCCGGTCTTTTTTTAAATAATTTTTTCCGCAAGCCCCTCGCCCATTTTCAGCCGAGTACCTGTCTCAATGCCTGGTTTCCAGCGGATGGCGCCCGGTTCATAGAGGAGGATCACCGTCGACCCGAATTCAAAGTAGCCCAGCTCGTCCCCCTTGTCCAGATAGGGACCATCGGTCATTGAGATCAACTTGGCCCGTTTGCGCCGATTGATCTCGGCGTAGCCGACGCGAACGCTGCCGACCATCATGGCACCCACCTTGATCACCGCAACTTGTCCTACATCCGTCTTCATGTAGGTGATCAGTCGCTCATTGCGGGCGAAGAGATTAGGCACCCCCCGCACGCCCAGCTCGTTGACAGGATAGAGCCGCCCAGGCCAGTAGGCATAGCCGGTCACCCGCCCTGCCATGGGCGCATGGATGCGGTGGTAGTCGCGCGGGCTCAGGTAGATGGTGATAAACTCTCCCCCGGTGAATCGCCGGGCCTGTTCAGCGTCGCCCAGGAGTTGTTCCAGCGAGTAATTGATCCCTTTCGCCTGGATCAGGCGTCCGGCCGACGCGGTGCCTATCTGGGACACCTTTCCGTCAACGGGGCTGATGATGACACTTTCATCAGGACAGATGGGGCGCATTCCCGGCTTCAGGCGGCGGCAGAAGAAATCGGCCAATGAGCGATACTCCTGCCAGGATTTTTCCGCTTCCTCCAGGTTCACGCCGTAGCGGCGGATGAACCAGGGGATGGCCCTCCGGCTCCAGCGGGAAGCGGCCCACTTCCCGCTTTGGCGGGACAGCCAGGTCTGAGGCAGCATATGTAGAATGGCAAGTTTGACGCGTCGCAACCTTTTCCCTCCTGGCTGAATGTCTACCAACGTTCAGAATAACCGAGGGAGAGCAATTCTGTCAAACAAATATGTTACAATGAAAATACCCAACCGTTTGATGGCCTTCCCCGCTTATTCTTCACCTAAACCGTCCCCGTTATTGTGATTCCCTTCAAGAAAAACAATGGGAACGAACAGCAAAGGAGGTTTTTCAGTTGAGAAAAAAATGGCGGATCGAAGGACTCGACCGGGATAAACCGCTGGAAAAGATGGCCCGCCTGATCATCCGCGACCGGCTCCGCCAGGTATTGGCCCAACATGCCCGCTATGTGACATCGAGAGACCCGGAAGCGCTGCACCAACTCCGCATCGCGCTGCGCCGTCTCCGTTATCCTCTGGAAACCGTCTACGATTGTTTCCCGAAAGACTTGCGCAAACGCTTCTACACCCTCATCGACGATGTGCAAGAACATACCGGCCAGGTGCGGGATCTGGATGTGCTGATGGAATACCTGGACAGCCTGACAGAACACCGGATCGAGGCCGAGATCTGGACAGAACTGCGCCGTTCCCGTGAGAACCGTTGCCGGGACGTGGACGAACGGCTGAATCGCTTGCCGGAAGAGCCGGCCCTGATCGATTTCTGCCGCCTCCTCGATCTGACAGAGGAGCTGCGCGCCTGCCGGCAGGCTGTCAAGGCTTCGCTCGAAAGAGCAGCCTCGTCTGGTGAGCACAGGCGAGAAGACGAGGCCGGCCTTGTGTCGCCTCCGGCAAGGGACGGACATGAGGAACCGTTGGAAGAATAGAAAAAGTCGACAAAGGGTGACCAAAAGAGCCAATCAAGCGCGGCCTGAGAACGACCTGACCTAAGAACGAATAAAATCGGCGAAGAGACCCGCGCCTACAGCGCGGGTCTCTTCGCGAACAGCGATCTTACCCATTCTTTCAGAATATCTATTTCTTGGACGCCTTCAGAGCCGCCGCAAACCGGTCGACGGCCTCCTGGGGCACGTAAACGGAGGCGTCTTCTTTGCCGCGGACAGTCAGACCGGTCATGGTGTCCGCCTTATCGTTGATGATGATGATGTCGGTGCTGATGGGCAGCTTGGCTTTGACGTTGTCCTTTTCAACGACAACAACAGGGTTTTTGGCGTCGGTGGCGTCGATGTTGCACTTGGCACCCAGTTTGGCAAAGGCCTCTTTGGCGTTAACCATCAACTTCCTGTTTACATCGGCGAGATCAAAGCCCATCGCTTTGGCCATCACGCGGGCAGCATCGGTGTTGTCCAGCAGTCCCGAGAGACTGTGGGGACCGTAACTGAATACGAGGACATCCTCGCCGGTATGGCCGTGGGTGGTCCAGCCGATGCGGGCGCGCTTGCTCAAAATCCTGCCGATGCCGTAGTCGCGATCACTGTCTTTGGCTAGCCATTTTTTCGCCTCTGCAAGTTCCTCGTCAGTCATATCGGTGATGCTGTAATACTTGGCGATGGCTTCTTTGATCTGTTCGTCTGTGGCGTCTTTCGGCAGTTCACGGACGATGGAATCGGAGGTACGGTTCACCTTGAGCAACGGCGCCATCACCGTCTCGAGGGGCATTGTATCGTAGGATTCGTCGGAGAGGCTGTTGCCGATGGTGATGCCACCATTGCCGTGGTCGGTGGTGACGATCAGCAGGGTGTTCTTGTCCTTTTTCGCAAAATCGAGGGCCACTTTGACGGCGCGGTCAAAGGCGTTGATTTCGCTGATCAGGCCGACAGGGTCGTTGGCGTGGGCAGACCAGTCCACTTCGCTGCCTTCAACGAAGAGAAAGAAGCCATCTTTGTCTTTGCTGAGCCTCTCGATGGCTGCTTGGGTCATCTCAGCCAGGCTCGGTTGTTGCGCCGGGTTGCGGTCGATGTCGCGATCCAGGGAGACATCGGCGAACATGCCCCAGATCTTTTCCGCCTTAGAGGCCTTCAACTTGCCGGTGTCGGTCACATAGTCGTAGCCGCGTTGCTTGATCACCTTGATCAGGTCCTGGCCGTCGGCGCGCTTTTGCCCAAGGTAGCCGGCGCCGCCGCCGAGGACGACGTCTATGTCCTGGTAGACCTGCTGTTTGGCGATCTCCTCGTAATTGGAACGCTTATACCAGTGGGCCGATGTGGCCGCCGGAGATGCATGCTGGATCTGGGAGGTAGAGACAATGCCGGTGGCCTTGCCCATCAGCTTGGCCCCCTCCAAGACAGTGGCGACAGGCTTGAAGGGCTCGCTGCCGCTGTATTCCTTGGCGCCGGGAATGTTGATCTTGTCGGGAAGGACTGATATGTATCCGCTGTCGCTCTTGAATCCCGTCGAGTAAGCGGTTCCGGCAGGCGCTGAGTCGGTGATGATCGAGTTGGCGCCAAAGGTGCGCTGCAAGGCCAGTGTAAAGGCGGGATCATCGATAGCAAGACGAAATTGCGGGTCCTTGCTTTTGGCGATGTTGTACCAGCGGGTCAGGGTCGTACCGCCGATCGAGTTGCCGTCACTCAGCATGAAGATGACGTTCTTCGCTTTGCCTTGACTGGTCGAGGCGCCGGCGGCAAGGGCGGGGGATAGGGATGTCAACAGCATGGCCGTCCCGATGACGGCGGCGATCATGTTTTTTGTCGCCTTGTTCATTTTATGACCTCCTTATTGGTTATCGATTACTACATTAGCAACTTTTTGTTAAACGACGATGACGGCAGATTAACATTTCTTATGGTTTCATGATCTTCCCTGTTAAGCTTTTTCCCCCTATTCATCGCCGCCGAAAAAAAGCGCGGCTCCCCCCAAAAAAAAGGCAGAGCCAAGGCAGATCGCGGCAAATTGCGGCAAATCGCAGATTGGCTCTGTCCTCACAATCCTCTTGCCCCGGCTTCCGTGGCTTATCGTTCCGCTTCCGCAGCGCTGACTGCCGGCTGCAGTTCGATCTCCACGCTGACACCCTGTCGAGTGCCCAGATTGGTGGCGGCGAGTATATAGCGCCCAGGATAACGAATATCCTGACCTGTGTTGCTCGACTGGTTCCATGTTTCCTGGAAGGCTTGATACTCAGCCGGCTGCAAGACGATGGTCTCGGCAACGGGATTGAAGGAACGACCGCGGGACCAGCGCCAGACTTCGATGCCGCTCAATCCCAGGTCGATGGACAGATCATACCGCTGGGACGAGGGGTAATTGAGGGTGATCGGCTCTGTGCTTACATTGGTCTTAAGGAAGGTGATCAAGACAGGCTCTCCCGGTCGATAAACGGCTTTGTTTGTGTACAGGGTGTAGCGGATGTTGTCGATCACGCGGGTGATGCGGTGGCGCGGCGGACGAGGCAGATCGCCGCAGGATTCCCCCAGGGAAAGCCACGTCTCCAGGTTGGCCCGTCCTGTCGGATTGATCCCGACCTCGGACTGGAAGGTTCTCACCGCATTCTCGGTCGCTTGATCATAGACGCCGGTCACGGTGACCA from Heliomicrobium modesticaldum Ice1 encodes the following:
- a CDS encoding DUF2334 domain-containing protein; this encodes MNETIQQSGDSLNASLRPHRLISAITIAGLLLLLTAFAISADSAVAANIAAASAPPISSAPALSSASDIWAAAEDGPGSVGTIPEDITAGESVTAAKTVLVVYPTPRLLRGILPWQERDWPKMMQNLLGHFDVEVTLRTSGEYQGGDLARYDAFIYMGTYPEKVPRTLLREVARSPKPVLWLGRNIEQLDVVGGPRWQTRLSEGQSVAYIYKDRTIDASRLQQMNMVKEFPVNSVVWAWADTAEGRFPFGLRNQRFWYVADTDLHSRAYLLVADQLYDFLGQPSEGKRWATLRIEDVHPLRSPEALRQFADVLKSRNIPFMVTVVPVYVNPKTGERVTLAERPELVEALRYMEASGGTILVHGLTHQVGDGETGWGFEFWDADRERPVLSKIAPDWAEKRWSRAINDLRALGLRPLGITVPHYAMSRDSYVHLRDRVDLLVGSPQISGHSRLTQKVPYLLKKDQYGYWVIPENIGFLDFRIDDPVAPMLKAAEEVALVRDCAAGAFFHSFLDSGRLVQLVDGLREGGFAFLDPRDLPVREVLPSASPEHEVGAISEADVFWDPIVNGDTPKGAFFLWRLAQEETPLLFAVAIALAGVTAAAFILIVRALAMEDGAGNKRR
- the sigK gene encoding RNA polymerase sporulation sigma factor SigK, with protein sequence MVTAWVATFLAFLLKGFAALFGGLNSNSFPKPLSAEEEAEYIARTTGGDAEAREKLITHNLRLVAHICKKYYSNDEEIEDLISIGTIGLIKAINTFKAEKQVRLSTYASRCIENEILMHLRNKKRDSRVVSFEESVGIDKDGNRMTYSDILGTDGDTVAELVERSSEIEDLQNKVRRRLNKKEREILTLRYGLSDGTPKTQQTVADLLNISRSYVSRIEGRGIRKLMKEYLREITGSGEEQASGEKEESNKA
- a CDS encoding phosphoenolpyruvate carboxykinase (ATP); protein product: MHPFRQPLKLARLIDNPTAAQLREMARGEEQTTEFGSPCYVSKVRNRSAKQTYLVEDGITLGVDQQGISLEKATALAAEVHRYLADRGVIRLDRQMGLDANHTYHCRLYITEPYARIPAMWIHSLFAPVDKDKEPDLISIYVPEWPERIIFCHPLAGVTYILGTDYFGECKKSFLRMAMFRTKQKGGLGLHAGSKVLRIRDAAGELKDVGFILFGLSGTGKTTLTIHDHGLTGDERVIIRQDDIVLMDPDGFCAGTEDGFYIKTDGLDKLQKVLYAAALSPNALFENIKVFEGGVIDFFNQELTSNGRGIVLRREVAGSDDSIDLQKAHKLIFITRRNDIVPPLARLNSVQGAAYFMLGESIETSAGDPTKAGQSKREVGTNPFIVGPEAEEGHRLLEILRNNPDMECYLLNTGSVGAREGDAGIKLSIEVSTTLMKEIAKGGIEWTVDPDWGYEVPVSVSGLDIEAIMPRRFYSEEEYQARVEKLRVERREWLAHFPGLAEEIRAAVEKA
- the asd gene encoding archaetidylserine decarboxylase (Phosphatidylserine decarboxylase is synthesized as a single chain precursor. Generation of the pyruvoyl active site from a Ser is coupled to cleavage of a Gly-Ser bond between the larger (beta) and smaller (alpha chains). It is an integral membrane protein.), producing MRRVKLAILHMLPQTWLSRQSGKWAASRWSRRAIPWFIRRYGVNLEEAEKSWQEYRSLADFFCRRLKPGMRPICPDESVIISPVDGKVSQIGTASAGRLIQAKGINYSLEQLLGDAEQARRFTGGEFITIYLSPRDYHRIHAPMAGRVTGYAYWPGRLYPVNELGVRGVPNLFARNERLITYMKTDVGQVAVIKVGAMMVGSVRVGYAEINRRKRAKLISMTDGPYLDKGDELGYFEFGSTVILLYEPGAIRWKPGIETGTRLKMGEGLAEKII
- a CDS encoding CHAD domain-containing protein, with amino-acid sequence MRKKWRIEGLDRDKPLEKMARLIIRDRLRQVLAQHARYVTSRDPEALHQLRIALRRLRYPLETVYDCFPKDLRKRFYTLIDDVQEHTGQVRDLDVLMEYLDSLTEHRIEAEIWTELRRSRENRCRDVDERLNRLPEEPALIDFCRLLDLTEELRACRQAVKASLERAASSGEHRREDEAGLVSPPARDGHEEPLEE
- a CDS encoding alkaline phosphatase encodes the protein MNKATKNMIAAVIGTAMLLTSLSPALAAGASTSQGKAKNVIFMLSDGNSIGGTTLTRWYNIAKSKDPQFRLAIDDPAFTLALQRTFGANSIITDSAPAGTAYSTGFKSDSGYISVLPDKINIPGAKEYSGSEPFKPVATVLEGAKLMGKATGIVSTSQIQHASPAATSAHWYKRSNYEEIAKQQVYQDIDVVLGGGAGYLGQKRADGQDLIKVIKQRGYDYVTDTGKLKASKAEKIWGMFADVSLDRDIDRNPAQQPSLAEMTQAAIERLSKDKDGFFLFVEGSEVDWSAHANDPVGLISEINAFDRAVKVALDFAKKDKNTLLIVTTDHGNGGITIGNSLSDESYDTMPLETVMAPLLKVNRTSDSIVRELPKDATDEQIKEAIAKYYSITDMTDEELAEAKKWLAKDSDRDYGIGRILSKRARIGWTTHGHTGEDVLVFSYGPHSLSGLLDNTDAARVMAKAMGFDLADVNRKLMVNAKEAFAKLGAKCNIDATDAKNPVVVVEKDNVKAKLPISTDIIIINDKADTMTGLTVRGKEDASVYVPQEAVDRFAAALKASKK